In the genome of Pseudomonadota bacterium, the window CCCGCTCGCCGCGATTCGGCGCGATCGGCCTTTGTTGGATCGGAGGAAAAGAGATATAGCACTACATTCGTGTCGTGGAACGGCTCAGGCACGCTCATTGACCTCAATCCGATCGAACCTGTAGCTCGCGGGAAGGCGACCGCGGTACTTGCGCAGGCGAGCCAGCAGATCTCTCGCGCGGGGCTTGCGGCCGATCTCGACGGATCGTGTCCCGAGCACATGGAGCTCGATCTCCTCCCCCTCTTTGAGCTCCAATGCTTCGACCACCGACGCCGGCAATCGGACCGCCAGGCTGTTTCCCCATTTCGATACGCGCATGGCTTGTAGGCCTCGTAAGGATATACGTGATAGGACTAACGAGGCTTCGCCTCAGACCGACGAGATGTATGTCGTAAGGCCGGGGCGTGGTGCATAATGGAAGGAGAGGCTCCGGTTCGACGGTGAAGAACTGCACGCAGTTCTTGCCAATGATGTAGGCC includes:
- a CDS encoding AbrB/MazE/SpoVT family DNA-binding domain-containing protein encodes the protein MRVSKWGNSLAVRLPASVVEALELKEGEEIELHVLGTRSVEIGRKPRARDLLARLRKYRGRLPASYRFDRIEVNERA